ATCCATTTTATTTGCTTTCTTTAATCAATGGCCAAAGGTTCACCTCCCTAGTAGTTATGGAACGGAAAGCCCAAAGGGCGAAACTGCATATCGTTTTATTACTGGAATTATATGGTCAATAGGCAGCGATTCGCCTGATGAGGCGATTCCAGTTCTTAATCGCCTCATTGAAGATCACAGGTTTGGTGATATTCATCGTGAGTTGAAAAGCTTAAAAGCAGAACAATTGCGGAAAAATTCGCTGAGAGACTTCGATCCGCCTACTCCAGAAAGAGTTGTGGATATGCTGGACAATAATGCAGTTGTTACGGTGGAAGGTCTAAGACAAATTGTTCTTCAAAAACTTGCAGACTATCAGAAGGATATAGATGGAGGAGAATTCAACGCTGCTACGCGATTTTACACGAAAAATGGTAGCGGAAAGAATGTACATCGAAATGAAGTCAGCTGTGTTGAGATAATTGCTGAACGTTTGAATTTGGTACTTCAGCCTCAAAATATTTCTATTACTTCTGAGTATCAGACGAGGAACCAAAATAGAATTGACATAACAGCAGCGAAAACAATAGCAGGTAAAAGGCGACTGCTCGTAATAGAAGCTAAAGGGCAATGGCACAAGGATTTGTATACAGCAGCCTCTGCTCAGTTGTATCAACGCTACTCAATTCACCCAGATGCAGAGCAGCAGGGTATATATCTCGTCATATGGTTTGGTTCTGATGGCGTTATTGCTGGGCGCAAGAAAATTGGGATTGCTTGTGCGCAGGATCTAAAATTAAGTATTGAAGCAAAGTTGCCATCAGAACTAAAAGGATTGATCGATGTATTTGTCTTAGATGTATCGCTTTGCTAATACCCTACTTAAACTTATCCGAAACACTTGGCTTAGAGCACCAACTCTAAGTTGTTTATGTCCAGAAACGAGTCAGAACACAAAAAAGAGTGTGTGATCACTGAGCGATTCCGAGTTTGCGCAGCAGAACGCGCAATACCGGCGTATTACAAAGCCACCGAAAAAAGTGGCTTATTGAATTTAAAATTAATCCTCTATATGACTTTTTCGAGGTAGTTTATGTATCATCCAATAGCCTACGCTCATAGCTAACACGACGGATGCGATTGCAAAAAGATAATTTGCACTCGTTGATTCAATGTCAATAATAATCACCTTTCGAGCGATAGCCATTAAAGCTGTAGCCATTACTATTTTGACATGAATGACATTATCTCTAAGGTAAACGGTGATATTGATGAAAATTTCTATCGCGATTAGTACTGCCATAAATGCACCAAAAGTGGCTAGCATGTCTGATATTGTCAAAATAAAGAATGGCGGCGATGTCAGCTTCTTATATAGAATCCATGACACATCAACGACACCCATAATAATTACAAATACCATAAGAATAGATAGTACTCTTACCGACCAGTGAATAACGACTTGTAGGCTACTTGAGAATCTATCATTATTGTCAATTTTCATATCGTTAACTCCATTTACCGCGTCGTGGACACAATGGGAGAAATAAACTCACTTGGTTTTAAGGTAACAACGGTTGCATTTAATTTATTTAGCCAATATTCAGCCTTGTTCCCCATTAAATATCCGGCAATACCGGTTCGCGACATGGATCCTAGGAAAGTGACATCAATTGAGTTTTGTTCAATAAATGTTGGGAGTAGCTCTTTGGCATGGCCTTGTATTAGCTCGATATGAACATTAACGGTATTGTTATTATCTACAAGGTTATCTATGAGAGCTCTCATTTTTCTCGCACGTTCAATCTTCATTTTCTCTTTAAGAATCGCGATATCAGTATCGTTATAGCCACTCCATTTTCGCAAGAAGCCTTCAGACTCTAGCTCCCATATGTGGCACAGAACTAACTCAGAATTTGTTGCTTTGCATAAATCGTATGCAGAATTGAGTATTCTCTTACACAGATCAGCACTTACTTGTTCATCAAGGTCTATTGCCGCTAAGATTTTTTTGGACGAATGCAATTCGCGAGTGGTAGACCAAATAGGAATCTCAGATTTACGCATTAGATGAAGTGTTGTGCTCCCTCTTTGACAGGCATGAGACTTACTTTTTCGATGGCTATCAATCACTATAAAATCAGAACCTTCAGATCTGGCACACTGAATTATCTCTATGAACGGGATACCGATTCTTACTTGAACATTAAAATCGATATTTTTATATTTACCTTTTAATTCACTTACAAGTGTTCTTAATTGTGAATAGTATATTTTGGTGACTTTATCGAGAATATCTAACGTTTTTACAGAATATTGACTAATTTCTTTTAGCTCATCCATATCCTCGATAACCATTAATAACGTAATTTTTGATTCACATTCATCTGCGATATTAAGTATATTGTTGAGAGATGACGTTATCTTTTGTTCAGGTGCTACTGGGACTAGTAATTGTTTAAATAACATGTTGCCTCCAAATTAACTGTGATTCGTTGTGCTTTACAAAAACAATACGTCACCGTATGTATTAATAATAATTAATAATAACAATGATGATCATAGATATTTATCTATACTTAAATTCAGCTTAACTGGCTAAGCTCTTAGAAATTAGGCATAGAACACAGAGGACGATATATGCAATTATTGAGAAATCGGTTGTCCAATTTTCGGAGTTTTCGAGTATTTCTTACCGTCTATGAAGAAGGTTCAGTTTCGAAGGCTGCTAAAGTTTTAAACCTGACTCAACCAACGGTTTCAATACAGCTTAAGCAGTTTTCGGAGCTTCTTTCTGTCGAGCTTTACTACTTGCAAGGAAAAAAACTGGTGTTCACCGAAGCGGGCCATATTACCGCTCGGTATTGCATGCAAATCGTGCAAAACGTCGACGATTTAGAGATTGAAATTGCCAATTTGACACAATTAAAATCGGGAACGTTAAAAGTAGCAGCCGTGACATCTTGTGAGTATTTTGTTCCACATTTAATAGGAAGCTTCTTAGATAAACATCCTATGGTGGACATCGTTTTGAAAGTAGACAATCGAGACAGCATAAAAGAAAGGTATATAAATGGTCGAGATGACTTGTACTTATTCAGTCATATTGATAGTGATATGAAAGGCGATGTTGTCCCTCTTTTTCCCAATAATTTATATGCCATTGCGAACAAAAGTCATCCTCTTGCTCTTAAAGAACGCGTTACTTTACGGTCACTGGCAGGTTTTTCTTGGATCTTACGAGAGCAAGGCTCAGGCACTCGCCAAGCAATAGAAAAACACCTTGAGCGGCACGATTTAAATATAAAGCCCAAATTTGTAATG
Above is a window of Vibrio cortegadensis DNA encoding:
- a CDS encoding phosphate-starvation-inducible PsiE family protein, producing the protein MKIDNNDRFSSSLQVVIHWSVRVLSILMVFVIIMGVVDVSWILYKKLTSPPFFILTISDMLATFGAFMAVLIAIEIFINITVYLRDNVIHVKIVMATALMAIARKVIIIDIESTSANYLFAIASVVLAMSVGYWMIHKLPRKSHIED
- a CDS encoding universal stress protein, which translates into the protein MLFKQLLVPVAPEQKITSSLNNILNIADECESKITLLMVIEDMDELKEISQYSVKTLDILDKVTKIYYSQLRTLVSELKGKYKNIDFNVQVRIGIPFIEIIQCARSEGSDFIVIDSHRKSKSHACQRGSTTLHLMRKSEIPIWSTTRELHSSKKILAAIDLDEQVSADLCKRILNSAYDLCKATNSELVLCHIWELESEGFLRKWSGYNDTDIAILKEKMKIERARKMRALIDNLVDNNNTVNVHIELIQGHAKELLPTFIEQNSIDVTFLGSMSRTGIAGYLMGNKAEYWLNKLNATVVTLKPSEFISPIVSTTR
- a CDS encoding LysR family transcriptional regulator; the encoded protein is MQLLRNRLSNFRSFRVFLTVYEEGSVSKAAKVLNLTQPTVSIQLKQFSELLSVELYYLQGKKLVFTEAGHITARYCMQIVQNVDDLEIEIANLTQLKSGTLKVAAVTSCEYFVPHLIGSFLDKHPMVDIVLKVDNRDSIKERYINGRDDLYLFSHIDSDMKGDVVPLFPNNLYAIANKSHPLALKERVTLRSLAGFSWILREQGSGTRQAIEKHLERHDLNIKPKFVMESNEAIKHCVMAGMGLSILSEYALTQENPDNIAILSVDTFPIETHWNLVFPSTKQQSPLSQAFMAHLIDYKKILKDSLIKKEMSQFFRLHNIST